A region of Dioscorea cayenensis subsp. rotundata cultivar TDr96_F1 chromosome 5, TDr96_F1_v2_PseudoChromosome.rev07_lg8_w22 25.fasta, whole genome shotgun sequence DNA encodes the following proteins:
- the LOC120261289 gene encoding LOW QUALITY PROTEIN: regulator of MON1-CCZ1 complex-like (The sequence of the model RefSeq protein was modified relative to this genomic sequence to represent the inferred CDS: deleted 1 base in 1 codon; substituted 1 base at 1 genomic stop codon): MLGSTSSDYPPVGLGSSGTLSHVYIQHPPLRCNIPETQGLYYDDGNKLLLSPTADQILSWKIAPTMQFDPPESDSINEGPILSMRCSLNRKFIGIKRSNHEIQFKNRETGEMFSRRCKPDSESILGFFWTDCPTCDLILVKTSGLDLLRYEHELNTLRLVESKRFSVSWYVHTHESRMILLASGMQCTVFYGFQFSSGGIIRLPKFEMTMTKAETNQKPVLTEDDVHIVTMYGRIYCLQLDRVGMLLYLYRFYRDAVVQQGSLPVYSGKIAVSVVDNVLLIHQVDAKVVILYDIFLDSLAPISAPLPLLLRSSSNSRRQKNPSGGTIQXVLMEEPYMEIAGLFLVPDLICDVDNGLLWRIYLDLEAIAASSSDMPLVLEFLQRRKSEPTKIKQLCLAILRTIIVEKRPVSLVARAIDVLIGSYAHSVKMGNGLPVDKGAPEKSQSTGSRSYEEPGSQMNTQRHMEQESSGKEEHQQFIGTDASKTHADVSTSVAIGALKLAVSENVADLNLETVGTNSGRFLEKSFPTEREEIQVESSNTASGKSPLQSEELNNGPSTSASSQQGTQSPSVAISPEDMHNSVFAVVEEEMGGDPAYLVAIIVEFLRSVSKEKFKVHPNIYVMIIQLLARNNRYPEIGMFLVNKILEPSKEVALQLLESGRQNLATHKLGVDMLRQLSLHHDYVTTLLQDGYYLEALRYAHKHKVITVRSSLFLEAALATREAQNLAAVLRFFSDFLPGFKETSDCSRYQRILVEMS, translated from the exons ATGCTCGGAAGCACATCTAGTGATTATCCTCCAGTTGGTCTGGGCAGTTCAGGCACACTCTCTCATGTTTATATTCAGCATCCACCTTTACGGTGCAATATTCCTGAAACACAAGGGCTATATTATGATGATGGGAACAAATTGCTTCTTTCTCCCACTGCTGATCAG ATTTTATCATGGAAAATTGCTCCTACCATGCAATTTGATCCGCCTGAGTCGGACTCCATCAATGAAGGGCCTATTTTGTCTATGCGATGCTCCTTGAATAGAAAATTTATAGGAATCAAGCGATCGAATCATGAGATTCAGTTCAAAAACAGAGAAACTGGAGAGATGTTCAGTCGAAGATGCAAGCCAGATTCTGAAAGCATACTTGGTTTCTTTTGGACAGATTGCCCAACCTGTGATCTTATATTAGTAAAGACAAG TGGTCTAGATTTACTTCGATATGAACATGAGTTGAATACGCTCCGCTTGGTGGAGTCCAAACGATTCAGCGTGAGCTGGTATGTC CACACCCATGAAAGTAGGATGATTCTACTTGCTTCTGGCATGCAATGCACAGTTTTCTATGGCTTCCAG TTTTCATCTGGAGGAATCATTCGCTTACCAAAGTTTGAGATGACAATGACCAAGGCTGAGACAAATCAAAAACCTGTTCTCACTGAAGATGATGTCCATATTGTGACAAT GTATGGAAGAATATACTGCCTGCAACTTGATAGGGTTGGCATGCTACTCTACCTGTATAGGTTCTATCGAGATGCTGTTGTGCAACAG GGATCTCTGCCTGTTTATTCTGGCAAAATTGCAGTTAGTGTTGTTGATAATGTACTTCTTATTCATCAAGTGGATGCCAAAGTTGTCATACTCTATGACATTTTCTTGGATTCTTTAGCACCTATTTCTGCTCCACTTCCACTCCTGTTGAGGAGTTCATCAAATAGTAGGAGGCAAAAAAATCCTTCAGGAGGGACAATACAATAAGTGCTTATGGAGGAACCATATATGGAGATAGCTGGACTTTTTCTTGTTCCTGATCTTATATGTGATGTTGACAATGGGCTATTGTGGAGGATCTATTTGGATTTAGAG GCCATCGCTGCTAGTAGTTCAGACATGCCTTTGGTTCTAGAGTTCTTACAACGGCGAAAATCTGAACCTACCAAG ATTAAGCAGTTATGCCTGGCTATTCTGCGCACCATAATCGTTGAAAAGAGACCTGTATCTCTGGTAGCAAGGGCAATAGATGTACTCATTGGTTCGTATGCTCATTCAGTCAAAATGGGAAATGGCCTTCCAGTGGACAAGGGGGCTCCAGAGAAGTCCCAAAGTACTGGCAGCCGTTCTTATGAGGAGCCAGGTAGTCAAATGAACACGCAGAGACACATGGAACAAGAATCAAGCGGGAAGGAGGAGCACCAGCAATTTATAGGCACAGATGCAAGCAAAACTCACGCTGATGTTTCAACATCTGTGGCAATTGGAGCACTAAAGCTTGCTGTTTCTGAAAATGTGGCCGACTTGAACTTAGAAACAGTGGGGACTAATTCAGGACGGTTTCTGGAGAAGTCCTTTCCCACTGAAAGAGAAGAAATTCAGGTGGAAAGCTCAAACACTGCTTCAGGAAAATCTCCTTTACAGTCTGAAGAACTTAACAATGGTCCATCTACGTCTGCTTCTAGTCAGCAAGGAACTCAATCACCAAGTGTAGCTATTTCACCTGAGGACATGCACAACTCTGTTTTTGCAGTTGTTGAGGAGGAAATGGGTGGAGATCCTGCATACTTAGTTGCAATTATTGTAGAGTTTCTGCGGAG TGTTTCAAAAGAGAAATTCAAAGTTCATCCAAACATTTATGTTATGATCATACAACTTCTAGCTCGCAACAATCGCTATCCTGAAATCGGGATGTTCTTAGTGAACAAG ATCTTGGAGCCCTCAAAAGAAGTTGCTCTGCAACTGTTAGAGTCGGGCCGCCAAAACTTAGCAACACATAAGCTAGGAGTCGATATGCTTAGACAGCTGTCACTGCATCATGATTATGTTACCACACTATTACAAGATGGATACTACCTTGAAGCTTTGCGCTACGCTCATAAGCACAAG GTTATTACAGTACGGTCATCACTATTCCTCGAGGCAGCTTTGGCCACCCGCGAGGCTCAAAATCTTGCTGCCGTGCTGAggtttttctctgattttctgCCTGGCTTCAAAGAGACATCAGACTGCAGCAGGTACCAGCGAATTCTGGTTGAAATGAGTTAA
- the LOC120260795 gene encoding GPI mannosyltransferase 2: protein MANGIRSSAGDILRLAFISRLLILTLIVLFRFLFDPYDTSGALNHPCHHLDGTPPPRSPLLWPRVAAAIEQSVVWDSVYFVRIAECGYEYEQTFAFLPLLPVATSLLSRSVLAPLVPVIGCRAVLALAGYVINNVAFIFAALYFYRLSVLILKDSKAAFLASVLFCFNPASVFYSSIYSESLYALFSLGGIYYVFSGSNTLAMLLLAVSGSARSNGVLNAGYFMFLTLVKVYEAVSQNRKIKVVKAIVDGTLYSICIFIPYVAFQAYGYSNICKGGSLDELRPWCKARIPHLYAFLQSHYWGVGFLRYFQVKQLPNFLLASPILTLAVCSISKYAKSLPQVVQALVVRQGNNPPFSNVTSTAKDGISFKNSKGDSVVKQRRRENADEVQKNLKPISQGTIFKTNQGYYNIMVLPFILHLGFLTFTAFFVMHVQVSTRFLSASPPIYWFASYTMLSPDRNLAKWRYLISTYFIAYILLGALLFSNFYPFT from the exons ATGGCGAACGGGATCCGGTCCTCCGCCGGCGACATCCTCCGCCTGGCGTTCATCTCCCGCCTTCTCATCCTAACCCTAATCGTTCTCTTCCGGTTCCTTTTCGATCCCTACGACACCTCCGGCGCCCTCAACCACCCCTGTCACCACCTCGACGGAACGCCGCCTCCTCGGAGTCCTCTCCTATGGCCTCGCGTCGCCGCGGCGATCGAGCAAAGCGTGGTGTGGGACAGCGTCTACTTTGTCCGGATCGCCGAGTGTGGGTACGAGTACGAGCAAACCTTTGCTTTCCTCCCCCTCCTTCCCGTTGCCACCTCCCTCCTCTCCCGCTCCG TATTGGCTCCATTAGTTCCAGTGATCGGTTGCAGAGCGGTGCTGGCATTGGCTGGATATGTGATCAATAATGTTGCGTTTATCTTTGCAGCATTGTATTTTTAcag ACTTTCAGTTTTGATATTGAAGGATTCCAAAGCGGCCTTTTTAGCGTCTGTTTTGTTCTGCTTCAATCCAGCTTCTGTGTTTTACTCATCAAT ATATTCAGAGAGTCTTTATGCATTATTTTCACTTGGAGGAATTTACTATGTATTTTCTGGCTCTAATACACTTGCCATGCTCCTGCTTGCTGTTTCTGGTTCAGCTCGATCAAATGGAGTTCTTAATGCTGgctatttcatgtttttgacATTGGTAAAGGTTTATGAAGCTGtttctcaaaatagaaaaatcaaa GTAGTGAAGGCTATTGTTGATGGCACCCTGTATTCCATTTGTATTTTCATTCCATATGTGGCTTTTCAAGCATATGGGTACTCCAACATCTGTAAAGGTGGTTCTCTAGATGAGTTGAGACCATGGTGCAAAGCAAGAATACCTCATTTATATGCTTTTCTTCAAAGTCATTATTG GGGTGTAGGGTTCTTGAGATATTTTCAAGTAAAACAGTTGCCAAACTTTCTTCTTGCGTCTCCAATTTTAACTCTAGCAGTTTGCTCCATCAGCAAATATGCAAAGTCACTGCCACAAGTTGTTCAAGCATTGGTTGTGCGGCAGGGAAACAATCCACCATTCTCCAATGTTACTTCTACTGCTAAGGAtggtatttcttttaaaaattctaaag GTGATTCTGTGGTTAAACAGAggaggagagagaatgccgaTGAAGTTCAGAAGAATCTCAAACCTATATCTCAAGGAACTATCTTTAAAACAAATCAAGGATACTACAACATCATGGTTCTTCCTTTTATTCTCCATCTGGGATTTTTGACATTTACCGCATTTTTTGTCATGCACGTTCAG GTTTCGACTAGGTTTTTGTCGGCCAGTCCCCCAATTTACTGGTTTGCTTCTTATACAATGCTATCACCGGACCGAAATTTAGCAAAATGGAGATACTTGATCTCCACCTACTTCATCGCATACATCCTCCTCGGCGCTCTGCTCTTCTCTAACTTTTATCCTTTCACTTGA
- the LOC120261449 gene encoding polyadenylate-binding protein-interacting protein 3-like, with product MNPQQCALPRSSTNGIGRRREMNLRVENKMHGKSASSSFGLANGDKGVSFASPSHDRLIFVMTCLIGQTVEVHLRNGSIISGIFYTSDTEKDFGIILKMARVIKDGSSKGQKPFPDIVKKPHTMIIPARELVQVLAKDVPLSVDAFANGNAHDKLQDLMIDSAISQSHHVEVGRELKPWTPDKDDPECPELDDIFDGTWNRNWNQFETNEALFGVKSTFDEELYTTKLERGPQMRQLEKEAIRIAREIQEEDTKDLHLAEERGIHFHGDHDLDEEIRFSAVRRDIDSRKFAESENAKLDTYNPNKTLKSAIGRSYSDIARRGIIDEARALSTCSSVDEETGSQIPADRVLNPSGSGDHLNDCIARNSQSMDDGRLDEVQASDQDKEKGSANRCAERISHEEAQTVSFNDGQSLSIVEDLSANAAASAPGQENEHSSSERLDSGKKSDASEPVNLSLQPAGSTSSTSEHPGAGLVSSRPGLSPSSSMGSLSSEKSTLNPHAKEFKLNPNAKSFTPSSSFRPQVPASEGSFYYANNVSAVPHLHSLPVGVGMGPSFVGPQPIVYNAQATQMQSQPFIHPNGPLYGQQMVLGQPRPVMYMPAYPPEMTYKGRNF from the exons GTTTTG GCCTTGCGAATGGAGACAAAGGGGTTAGCTTTGCAAGCCCTTCTCATGATCGACTTATATTTGTCATGACATGTCTCATTGGTCAGACTGTAGAAGTGCATCTCAGAAATGGATCTATAATTTCTGGAATTTTTTACACCTCTGATACTGAAAAAGATTTTG GAATTATTCTGAAGATGGCTCGAGTCATTAAGGATGGGTCAAGCAAAGGACAGAAGCCTTTTCCTGATATTGTTAAAAAGCCTCATACTATGATAATACCTGCAAGAGAACTTGTTCAAGTTCTAGCAAAG gaTGTGCCACTAAGTGTCGATGCATTCGCCAATGGCAATGCACATGATAAGCTTCAAGACCTCATGATAGATTCTGCCATATCACAATCTCATCATGTTGAAGTAGGGAGGGAACTGAAGCCCTGGACTCCTGATAAAGATGATCCAGAATGTCCGGAACTAGATGACATATTTGATGGAACTTGGAACAG GAACTGGAATCAGTTTGAGACAAATGAAGCTTTGTTTGGGGTGAAGAGCACCTTTGATGAGGAGCTGTACACAACAAAGCTTGAAAGAGGTCCCCAAATGAGGCAGCTTGAAAAGGAAGCTATAAGAATTGCTAGAGAAATCCAGGAAGAGGATACCAAGGACCTTCATTTGGCTGAG GAAAGAGGCATCCACTTCCATGGAGATCACGACCTTGATGAGGAGATAAGATTTTCTGCGGTAAGAAGGGATATTGATAGCCGCAAGTTTGCGGAAAGTGAGAATGCAAAATTAGATACCTACAATCCCAATAAAACGCTTAAGTCTGCTATTGGCCGATCATATTCTGATATTGCGAGAAGGGGCATAATTGATGAAGCCCGGGCATTATCTACTTGTTCTTCAGTG GATGAAGAGACTGGTTCCCAAATCCCTGCCGATAGGGTTTTAAATCCTTCAGGTTCTGGTGATCATCTGAACGATTGTATTGCAAGGAACTCCCAAAGTATGGATGATGGCAG GTTGGATGAGGTGCAGGCCAGTGATCAAGATAAAGAGAAGGGTTCTGCAAACAGATGTGCAGAGAGAATC TCACATGAGGAGGCACAAACTGTGTCATTTAATG ATGGACAATCATTGAGCATTGTTGAGGACTTGTCTGCTAATGCTGCTGCATCTGCTCCTGGTCAAGAGAATGAACACTCCTCTTCTGAACGTTTAGATTCTGGCAAAAAATCTGATGCTTCTGAACCTGTAAATCTGTCTCTACAACCTGCTGGCTCGACTTCGTCCACCTCTGAACATCCTGGTGCTGGATTAGTTTCCAGTCGCCCAGGTTTATCACCAAGCTCTTCAATGGGATCATTGTCTTCAGAAAAATCAACTTTGAATCCACATGCGAAG GAGTTTAAATTAAATCCAAATGCTAAGAGTTTCACTCCATCATCTTCTTTTAGACCACAAGTGCCAGCTTCTGAAGGGTCCTTCTATTATGCAAATAATGTTTCTGCTGTTCCACATTTACACAGTTTACCTGTTGGTGTTGGG ATGGGACCATCATTTGTGGGCCCTCAGCCTATCGTATACAATGCACAGGCTACACAAATGCAATCTCAGCCATTTATTCATCCTAATGGCCCTTTG TATGGGCAGCAGATGGTTCTGGGGCAACCTCGGCCTGTTATGTACATGCCAGCATATCCACCA GAAATGACatacaaaggaagaaatttttAG
- the LOC120260796 gene encoding LOW QUALITY PROTEIN: PHD finger protein ALFIN-LIKE 3-like (The sequence of the model RefSeq protein was modified relative to this genomic sequence to represent the inferred CDS: deleted 1 base in 1 codon), whose amino-acid sequence MDGGSAQYNPRTVEEVFRDFKGRRAGLIKALTTDVEDFYQQCDPEKENLCLYGFPNEQWEVNLPAEEVPPELPEPALGINFARDGMQDKDWLSLVAVHSDAWLLSVAFYFGARFGFDKSERKRLFGMINDLPTIYEVVNGKDKVRTPASNHSNNKSKTNSKQRAQEPQTKNLKSIQPKEEDEGPDEEDEDEHGETLCGACGENYASDEFWICCDVCENWFHGKCVKITPARAEHIKQYKCPSCSNKRPRAS is encoded by the exons ATGGATGGCGGATCAGCGCAGTACAACCCTCGGACGGTGGAGGAGGTCTTCCGGGACTTCAAGGGCCGCCGTGCTGGCTTGATCAAAGCCCTCACCACTG ATGTGGAGGATTTCTACCAGCAGTGCGACCCCG aaaaagaaaatctgTGCCTTTATGGATTTCCCAATGAGCAATGGGAAGTTAATCTACCTGCAGAGGAGGTTCCTCCGGAGCTTCCTGAGCCTGCTCTGGGAATTAATTTTGCAAGAGATGGAATGCAAGATAAGGACTGGTTATCTTTGGTTGCTGTTCACAGTGATGCATGGCTACTTTCTGTTGCATTCTAC TTTGGTGCCAGATTTGGATTTGATAAAAGTGAAAG GAAGCGTCTTTTTGGTATGATAAATGATCTGCCGACCATATATGAAGTTGTTAATGGAAAGGACAAAGTGAGGACACCAGCCAGCAATCACAGCAATAACAAATCCAAGACAAACTCCAAACAG CGAGCACAAGAACCTCAGACCAAAAATTTGAAGTCAATTCAGCCAAAGGAGGAGGATGAAGGTCCGGACGAGGAAGACGAAGATGAGCATGGAGAAACACTTTGCGGAGCATGTGGTGAGAACTACGCATCAGATGAGTTCTGGATCTGCTGTGATGTCTGCGAGAATTGGTTCCATGGTAAGTGTGTGAAGATCACTCCGGCAAGAGCTGAGCACATCAAGCAATACAAGTGTCCATCTTGCAGCAACAAGAGGCCGCGTGCCTCTTGA